The Henckelia pumila isolate YLH828 chromosome 2, ASM3356847v2, whole genome shotgun sequence genome includes a window with the following:
- the LOC140877187 gene encoding uncharacterized protein gives MTSRRGNNTNANANAANNNHNDCGPDSENNQNNQFLTGLTALLQEQSRAQGAQIQQLLQAQTANAGNNHPVANQNPIYKRFLELGPPEFKGETDPLIAEQWFQAMETAFEFMQITDADRLRCATYMFRDDARVWWNGAKAALNLTTLTWNGFKDVFYGKYFTVSTRNRLAREFLEIRQGNMSIAEYVKKFERGRYFVPMISGDPAEELKHFTEGLNAFIRKDVRLSGAKNYKDAVDQAMLSKKDRNDIIRESQEKRSSYQNRDQQGNANRKRPYQAPPQHRPYQQQQHRPQGRNNWLYQHQNRRLHQQLVKNVENFTQVNAWQGLEYVSFEKSQGTIEKIALNPKNQEELSSDLIIRGCSIQIQGHELYADLIILKMSDFDVIFGMDWLSCYEATIDCKRRKVVLKTKDGETFLFHATPKNNSSLLISVGKAWQLLNKGCAGLPPAREVEFGIELMPGTQPASKAPYRLAPTEMKELKEQLQELLNKGFIRPSISP, from the exons ATGACATCACGTAGGGGAAATAACACCAACGCCAACGCCAATGCCGCTAACAACAACCATAATGATTGCGGACCAGATAGTgagaacaatcaaaacaaccAGTTTTTGACGGGATTAACTGCTCTGCTTCAAGAGCAAAGCCGTGCTCAGGGAGCTCAAATCCAACAGTTGCTTCAAGCCCAGACAGCTAATGCCGGAAATAACCATCCTGTGGCTAATCAAAACCCTATCTACAAAAGGTTCTTAGAGTTGGGACCACCTGAGTTCAAAGGAGAGACTGATCCTTTGATTGCGGAACAATGGTTCCAAGCTATGGAGACTGCTTTTGAATTCATGCAAATCACGGATGCGGATAGATTGAGATGTGCTACCTATATGTTCCGTGATGACGCTCGTGTTTGGTGGAATGGAGCCAAAGCAGCGTTGAACCTAACCACCCTtacttggaatggattcaaggATGTGTTCTACGGCAAATATTTCACGGTGAGCACCCGAAACAGGTTGGCTAGAGAGTTTTTGGAGATCCGTCAAGGAAACATGTCAATTGCGGAGTATGTAAAGAAGTTTGAAAGGGGAAGATACTTTGTACCGATGATTTCTGGTGATCCTGCTGAAGAGTTGAAACATTTCACAGAAGGATTGAATGCCTTCATCAGAAAGGATGTTAGACTAAGTGGAGCAAAAAATTACAAAGATGCGGTGGATCAGGCCATGCTGTCCAAAAAGGACAGAAACGACATTATCAGAGAGTCACAAGAAAAAAGATCTAGTTATCAGAATCGGGACCAACAAGGAAATGCTAACAGAAAGAGACCGTACCAAGCCCCACCCCAACATCGACCATACCAACAGCAGCAACATCGACCTCAGGGCAGAAACAATTGGCTCTACCAGCACCAAAACCGGCGATTGCACCAACAGCTTGTCAAAAATGTGGAAAACTTCACTCAGGTCAATGCATGGCAGGGACTGGAGTATGTTTCCTTTGAAAAAAGCCAGGGCACTATCGAAAAGATTGCCCTCAATCCAAAGAACCA GGAAGAATTGAGTAGTGATTTGATCATCAGAGGATGCAGTATACAGATTCAAGGTCATGAGTTGTATGCTGATCTTATTATCCTCAAAATGTCGGACTTTGACGTGATATttggtatggattggttgtcttgTTACGAGGCTACCATAGACTGTAAACGGAGGAAGGTTGTCTTGAAAACTAAGGATGGAGAAACGTTTCTATTCCATGCCACACCGAAAAATAATTCATCTCTTTTAATTTCAGTAGGTAAGGCATGGCAACTGTTGAATAAAGGATGTGCAG gattacctccagctaGGGAGGTAGAATTTGGGATTGAATTAATGCCCGGAACCCAACCAGCTTCCAAAGCACCATACAGATTAGCACCGACTGaaatgaaagaattgaaggagcaactaCAAGAGCTACTCAATAAAGGCTTTATTAGACCGAGTATATCGCCTTGA